A stretch of Pelagicoccus enzymogenes DNA encodes these proteins:
- a CDS encoding alpha-glucuronidase family glycosyl hydrolase, which yields MRPIRLPIALLIFSLGLAASALAEDGYRLWLRYEPIADASLAKSYRSSIGPIEAVATSDTAKIALAELERGLEGLLGGELKRTGATLLVGTGDAKHIAKLKLDLSGLGEEGYLLTRHKKNLVIAANTDQGVLYGVFAFLRQLQTQRPLENLHVETSPKVDHRLLNHWDNLTRTVERSMAGASIFNWFDLPYYVEPYYHDYARACASVGINGTVLTNVNSNATVLRPQFLEKVAALADTFRPYGIQVYLTARFSAPVEIGGLETADPLDPAVIEWWTDKINEIYTYVPDFGGFVVKANSEGQPGPQSYGRDHAEGANLLARALAPHGGFVMWRAFVYDFEIKEDRHKQAYTEFTQLDGQFEPNVSIQTKNGAIDFMPREPFHPLFGATPETPHTLELQITQEYMGGDIHLVYLAPMWEETLEADTFARGAGSTVAKVVDGSVFGHELTAIAGVANIGNERNWTGHPMGASNWYAFGRLAWDHQLSSQEIADEWTRMTFGNAPDVVATIEEMLLESHQTVVDYSMPLGLHHIMYPGHHYGPGPWHDQGRPDWTSTYYHNASEDGIGFDRTATGSDALGQYAPEVVEKWGTPESIEDKYLLWFHHLDWDYEMKSGKTLWNELCLTYQSGVDRVAEMGQQWDSLQGSIDAQRHARVAALLKRQLEDAKFYKDACLAYFHTFSQRPYPAGVNAPEYPLEHYKNFELYHVPGHPGEQW from the coding sequence ATGCGACCTATACGCCTACCCATTGCCCTCCTAATCTTCAGCCTCGGCCTAGCCGCCTCCGCTCTTGCAGAGGACGGTTACCGCTTGTGGCTTCGTTACGAGCCCATCGCCGACGCTTCCCTAGCAAAAAGCTACCGGAGCTCCATTGGCCCCATCGAGGCCGTGGCCACGAGCGACACCGCGAAGATCGCCCTCGCCGAACTGGAACGCGGACTCGAGGGCCTCCTCGGGGGCGAGCTAAAGCGCACCGGCGCCACACTGCTGGTCGGCACCGGCGACGCCAAGCACATCGCCAAACTCAAGCTCGACCTTTCCGGACTCGGCGAAGAAGGGTACTTGCTGACGCGTCACAAGAAAAACCTAGTCATCGCCGCCAACACGGACCAAGGCGTACTCTACGGTGTATTCGCTTTCCTAAGACAATTGCAAACACAGCGACCGCTCGAAAACCTGCACGTGGAAACGAGCCCCAAGGTCGACCACCGCTTGCTCAACCACTGGGACAACCTCACCCGCACCGTGGAACGCTCCATGGCGGGCGCATCCATCTTCAATTGGTTCGACCTGCCCTACTACGTCGAGCCGTACTACCACGACTACGCGCGAGCCTGCGCCTCCGTGGGCATCAACGGCACCGTTCTCACCAACGTCAATTCCAACGCCACCGTTTTGCGTCCCCAATTTCTCGAAAAGGTTGCAGCCCTCGCCGATACCTTCCGCCCTTATGGTATCCAAGTTTACCTGACAGCTCGTTTCAGCGCTCCCGTCGAAATCGGCGGCCTCGAGACAGCCGATCCGCTCGACCCTGCGGTCATTGAATGGTGGACCGACAAGATAAACGAAATCTACACCTACGTACCCGACTTTGGCGGCTTCGTGGTAAAGGCCAACTCCGAAGGCCAGCCCGGTCCTCAGTCCTACGGCCGCGACCATGCCGAAGGCGCCAACTTGCTCGCCCGCGCCCTCGCTCCTCACGGCGGTTTCGTCATGTGGCGGGCCTTCGTCTACGACTTCGAAATCAAAGAAGACCGACACAAGCAGGCCTACACCGAATTCACGCAGCTGGACGGACAGTTCGAGCCCAACGTTTCCATCCAAACGAAAAACGGGGCCATCGACTTCATGCCCCGCGAGCCTTTTCACCCGCTTTTTGGCGCCACTCCCGAGACGCCCCACACCCTCGAGCTCCAAATCACCCAAGAATACATGGGAGGTGACATCCATCTCGTCTACCTCGCTCCCATGTGGGAAGAAACGCTGGAAGCCGACACCTTCGCTCGCGGAGCTGGCTCGACCGTGGCAAAGGTCGTAGACGGCAGCGTGTTCGGGCACGAGCTCACCGCCATTGCGGGCGTCGCCAACATCGGCAACGAACGCAACTGGACCGGGCATCCGATGGGAGCCTCCAACTGGTACGCCTTCGGACGCCTCGCTTGGGACCATCAGCTCAGCTCCCAAGAAATCGCCGACGAGTGGACTCGCATGACATTCGGCAACGCCCCTGACGTCGTTGCCACCATCGAAGAGATGCTGCTTGAATCCCATCAAACCGTCGTCGACTACTCCATGCCTCTCGGCCTGCACCACATCATGTATCCTGGCCACCACTACGGCCCAGGCCCCTGGCACGACCAAGGACGGCCCGACTGGACCTCCACCTACTACCATAACGCCTCCGAGGACGGAATCGGCTTCGACCGCACCGCTACCGGCAGCGACGCTCTCGGCCAATACGCTCCCGAGGTAGTGGAAAAGTGGGGCACGCCAGAAAGCATCGAAGACAAGTACCTGCTTTGGTTTCACCACCTCGACTGGGACTACGAAATGAAGTCCGGCAAAACGCTTTGGAACGAGCTTTGCCTCACCTATCAGAGCGGCGTGGACCGCGTTGCCGAGATGGGCCAGCAATGGGATAGCTTGCAAGGCAGCATCGACGCCCAGCGCCACGCCCGGGTCGCCGCTCTGCTCAAGCGGCAGCTGGAGGACGCCAAGTTCTACAAGGACGCTTGCCTAGCGTACTTTCACACCTTCAGCCAGCGTCCTTACCCCGCTGGCGTGAACGCGCCTGAGTATCCGCTCGAACACTACAAGAACTTCGAACTCTACCACGTCCCCGGACACCCCGGCGAACAGTGGTAG
- a CDS encoding MFS transporter: protein MSTNASTKLSFREKAGYSLGDASANFIFQMFIVFPTAFYVDVMGISAAAMGTMLLLVRFSDAITDPIMGYIADRTNTRWGKFRPWLLWSAIPFALLFWVAFTVPEGMSDSGRLWYAAITYTVLMMAYTMNNVPYSALNGVMTSDGIERTSVSSYRFFAAMVAAFFVQGFTLPLVDKLGDGDDAKGWSLTIGIMAVTSIIFFVISFFSVKERVQPPKNQKPDLTQDFRDILKNRPWLAMFGMTLFVFITLALRGNAGYVHAKYYLDPDALRAFIDSLGLVATPEALQNQGIGFWILDLFGLIITPEASPTSVGFSLFNMIGSLVSIIGVLAAKPLARLFGKKAVFTVGLALAAMFQSLYFFIGPEDISMILLLTLLTSMSYGPTIPLLWAMIADTADYGEWKHGRRSTGFVFAGMVFALKAGLGIGGALAGWLLAMYGYTPETASQPEVQLGIRKLLGFYSGGFFGVGVLFMLFYPITKKVAHTMEEELKLRHSTQDA, encoded by the coding sequence ATGAGTACCAACGCCTCGACCAAACTAAGCTTTCGCGAAAAAGCTGGGTACAGCCTCGGAGACGCCTCCGCGAACTTCATTTTCCAGATGTTCATCGTCTTCCCTACTGCGTTCTACGTCGACGTCATGGGAATCAGCGCCGCCGCCATGGGAACGATGCTTTTGCTGGTCCGCTTCAGCGACGCCATCACCGACCCCATCATGGGTTATATCGCGGACCGCACCAATACCCGCTGGGGCAAGTTCCGCCCTTGGCTGCTCTGGTCCGCCATCCCCTTCGCCCTGCTCTTCTGGGTCGCCTTCACCGTGCCTGAGGGAATGAGCGACAGCGGTCGCCTCTGGTACGCCGCCATCACCTACACCGTGCTCATGATGGCCTACACCATGAACAACGTGCCCTACTCGGCCCTCAACGGAGTGATGACGAGCGACGGCATCGAACGCACCAGCGTTTCCAGCTACCGCTTCTTCGCCGCCATGGTAGCCGCATTCTTCGTGCAAGGCTTCACCTTGCCGCTCGTCGACAAGTTGGGCGACGGCGACGACGCGAAGGGCTGGTCCTTGACCATCGGGATCATGGCCGTCACCTCCATCATCTTCTTCGTCATCTCCTTCTTCAGCGTCAAGGAACGCGTCCAGCCACCCAAGAACCAAAAGCCGGACCTCACGCAAGACTTCCGCGACATCCTTAAGAACCGCCCTTGGCTCGCCATGTTCGGCATGACACTCTTCGTATTCATCACCCTCGCCTTGCGCGGAAATGCTGGATACGTGCACGCGAAATATTATCTCGACCCCGACGCCCTGCGGGCCTTCATCGATAGCCTTGGACTGGTGGCGACTCCCGAAGCCCTGCAAAACCAAGGTATTGGATTTTGGATACTCGACCTATTCGGTTTGATCATCACGCCCGAGGCAAGCCCTACGTCTGTCGGATTCAGCCTCTTCAACATGATAGGAAGCCTGGTGAGCATTATCGGGGTACTTGCCGCCAAGCCGCTGGCCCGCCTCTTCGGCAAAAAAGCGGTGTTTACCGTTGGCCTCGCACTCGCTGCGATGTTCCAATCCCTCTACTTTTTCATCGGCCCTGAGGATATCTCAATGATTCTCCTGCTCACCTTGCTGACGAGCATGTCCTACGGTCCAACCATTCCGCTCCTGTGGGCCATGATCGCGGATACCGCTGACTACGGAGAATGGAAACACGGACGTCGTTCCACCGGCTTCGTTTTTGCAGGCATGGTTTTCGCGCTCAAGGCTGGCCTCGGCATCGGCGGAGCGCTCGCCGGATGGCTCCTCGCCATGTATGGATACACTCCCGAAACTGCAAGCCAACCGGAAGTGCAGCTCGGGATCCGCAAGCTGCTCGGTTTCTACTCGGGCGGATTCTTCGGAGTCGGCGTGCTCTTCATGCTCTTCTACCCGATCACCAAAAAGGTCGCCCACACCATGGAAGAAGAGCTCAAGCTACGCCACAGTACCCAAGATGCTTAA